Proteins found in one Candidatus Eisenbacteria bacterium genomic segment:
- a CDS encoding DUF47 domain-containing protein — translation MLRLLPKEVRFFDLFEAQASKVHEAARALQDLARNYDQVQEKARHIKVLESQADAITHDIIDKLNRTFITPFDREDIHALASALDDILDNIEGVSSRLVLFQIPTVTPETVQLVSIIEQACGAIVTAVSNLRDFSKIGEHLIHINHLENEADHISRNVTAKLFHEASDFRELIKWKEIYGRLEATTDDCEDVANILEGIVVKNT, via the coding sequence GTGCTGCGCCTCCTGCCGAAAGAAGTTCGGTTCTTCGACCTGTTCGAAGCCCAGGCCTCCAAGGTACACGAAGCCGCGAGGGCGCTCCAAGACCTGGCTCGCAACTACGACCAGGTCCAGGAGAAGGCGCGTCACATCAAGGTGCTGGAGTCCCAGGCCGACGCCATCACCCACGACATCATCGACAAGTTGAACCGCACGTTCATCACCCCGTTCGACCGCGAGGACATCCACGCGCTGGCGAGCGCGCTCGACGACATCCTGGACAACATCGAGGGAGTCTCGAGCCGCCTCGTCCTCTTCCAGATCCCAACGGTCACGCCGGAAACCGTCCAGCTCGTGTCCATCATCGAGCAGGCCTGCGGCGCCATCGTCACGGCCGTCTCCAATCTCCGGGACTTCTCGAAGATCGGCGAGCACCTGATCCACATCAACCACCTGGAGAACGAGGCCGACCACATCTCCCGCAACGTCACCGCGAAGCTCTTTCACGAGGCCAGCGACTTCCGCGAGCTGATCAAGTGGAAGGAGATCTACGGACGCCTCGAGGCCACGACGGACGACTGCGAGGACGTGGCCAATATCCTCGAGGGAATCGTCGTCAAGAACACCTGA
- a CDS encoding inorganic phosphate transporter, which yields MPAAEPLSFYVAVIIVLALVFDFLNGFHDAANSIATVVSTRVLTPGFAVIWAAFFNFVAVFILGTAVAKMVGKGIVTPEAVNNHVLLAALTGAIFWNLFTWWLGLPTSSSHALIGGLVGAGVSYAGWSAVVVPGLTKTAMFIVIAPMVGLTLGFLNMVLVSWLFRRAHPGRVDHVFRKLQLVSAALYSLGHGGNDAQKTMGIIALLLFTAGRIDHFYVPQWVVVVCGVAIGLGTLAGGWRIVHTLGARVTKLRPVGGFCAETAGAISLFGATHLGIPVSTTHTITGAIVGVGATQRLSAVRWGVAGRIVWAWVLTIPAAAGVAALTFWLTNLIPE from the coding sequence GTGCCCGCCGCCGAGCCGCTCTCCTTCTATGTCGCGGTCATCATCGTCCTCGCGCTCGTCTTCGACTTCCTGAACGGTTTCCACGACGCCGCGAACTCGATCGCCACGGTCGTTTCCACGCGGGTCCTGACGCCCGGGTTCGCCGTCATCTGGGCGGCCTTCTTCAACTTCGTCGCCGTGTTCATTCTGGGCACCGCGGTCGCCAAGATGGTCGGGAAGGGGATCGTCACTCCGGAGGCGGTGAACAATCACGTGCTCCTTGCGGCGCTCACGGGCGCGATCTTCTGGAACCTGTTCACGTGGTGGCTGGGGCTCCCGACCTCGTCGTCCCACGCCCTGATCGGAGGGTTGGTCGGGGCCGGCGTTTCCTACGCCGGCTGGAGCGCGGTCGTGGTTCCGGGCCTGACGAAGACGGCCATGTTCATCGTGATCGCGCCCATGGTCGGCCTGACCCTCGGCTTCCTGAACATGGTGCTCGTCTCCTGGCTGTTCCGGAGGGCGCACCCGGGGCGCGTGGATCATGTCTTCCGGAAGCTCCAGCTCGTCTCCGCGGCGCTCTACTCCCTGGGCCACGGAGGGAACGACGCACAGAAGACGATGGGGATCATCGCCCTCCTGCTCTTCACGGCCGGGCGAATCGACCACTTCTACGTCCCGCAGTGGGTCGTGGTCGTCTGCGGCGTCGCGATCGGCCTGGGGACGCTCGCGGGCGGGTGGCGCATCGTGCACACGCTCGGAGCCCGGGTGACGAAGCTTCGGCCGGTGGGCGGCTTCTGCGCGGAGACGGCCGGCGCGATCAGCCTGTTCGGCGCGACCCACCTCGGGATCCCGGTCTCGACCACGCACACGATCACGGGCGCCATCGTCGGAGTCGGGGCGACGCAGCGGCTCTCGGCGGTGCGCTGGGGCGTGGCGGGGCGGATCGTCTGGGCTTGGGTGCTCACGATCCCGGCGGCCGCCGGTGTCGCCGCGCTCACCTTCTGGCTGACGAACCTGATCCCGGAATGA
- a CDS encoding GNAT family N-acetyltransferase, with amino-acid sequence MTGLPQHPDHRHALTAGLAIAVRPMTADDVEAVARLATQLGYPSSADQVARRFGAIQTAPDSHVAVATDESGTVVGWIHVFGNRLVESEPDAEIGGLVVDESVRGRGVGTVLVAAAEAWARERGYPVVSVRSNVVRKEAHEFYQERGYGAVKTQVKFRKTIAR; translated from the coding sequence ATGACAGGACTTCCCCAGCACCCCGACCACCGGCACGCCCTCACGGCCGGGCTCGCGATCGCGGTCCGGCCCATGACCGCGGACGATGTCGAGGCGGTCGCCCGGCTCGCGACGCAGCTCGGCTACCCCTCTTCCGCCGATCAGGTCGCGCGTCGCTTCGGCGCGATCCAGACCGCCCCCGACAGCCATGTCGCGGTGGCCACGGACGAGTCGGGAACCGTGGTCGGCTGGATCCACGTCTTCGGGAACCGGCTCGTCGAATCGGAGCCCGACGCGGAGATCGGCGGGCTCGTCGTGGACGAATCGGTTCGAGGGCGCGGCGTGGGGACCGTACTGGTCGCGGCCGCGGAGGCCTGGGCGCGGGAGCGCGGATACCCGGTGGTGTCGGTGCGGTCGAACGTCGTCCGTAAGGAAGCGCACGAGTTCTATCAGGAGCGCGGCTACGGAGCCGTGAAGACTCAGGTCAAGTTCCGGAAGACGATCGCCCGCTGA